A single genomic interval of Candidatus Bathyanammoxibius amoris harbors:
- a CDS encoding glucose-6-phosphate isomerase, whose protein sequence is MSKETQSIRLDFNGMMTGCVGEEHGISRAELEDAGERAAGCFTDLVKERSAGRLPFLDLPYDKDTAAKVSEAADDIKRAKVEDFVVLGIGGSALGNIALHMALNDPVYNELRDVRQGRPRIHVIDTIDPDIFDALLTIINLEKTVFNVISKSGTTVETMAQFLIVRDILRRKVKGGYGKHFIATTDPESGVLRRIAGDEGYTTLDIPGGVGGRFSVLSPVGLLSAAVSGIDIDALLAGAASMDKRCQSGDIRQNPALMNAVLQYLSYNKGRHISVMMPYSSRLEGLSEWYCQLWAESLGKKLSLDGKVVHCGPTPVRALGPTDQHSQLQLYMEGPLNKVITFLATGSFSCSLKIPYDVPDDSLSHLSGHYLDELMDAERLGTEAALTEAGRPNCTIFLPEISAFYIGQLLYFFELQTALAGRLFGINPFDQPGVEACKINANALLGKKGLEDRKKELEQSYEKYQDTETGCENVI, encoded by the coding sequence ATGAGTAAAGAGACACAAAGCATACGTCTGGACTTTAACGGCATGATGACCGGGTGTGTCGGTGAAGAACACGGTATATCCCGCGCCGAACTTGAGGATGCCGGCGAACGGGCCGCCGGGTGTTTCACTGATTTAGTGAAAGAAAGGTCCGCGGGACGGCTCCCGTTCCTTGACCTGCCATACGACAAAGATACTGCCGCAAAGGTATCCGAAGCGGCGGATGACATCAAGAGGGCTAAGGTTGAGGATTTTGTGGTACTTGGGATAGGGGGGTCGGCCCTCGGCAATATTGCGCTCCATATGGCCCTCAACGACCCCGTCTATAACGAGCTTCGGGATGTGCGGCAGGGACGCCCACGGATACACGTCATAGACACCATCGACCCGGACATATTCGATGCGCTGCTCACGATAATTAATCTTGAAAAGACGGTTTTCAATGTCATCTCCAAGTCCGGGACCACGGTAGAGACGATGGCGCAGTTCCTTATTGTCAGAGATATTTTGAGAAGAAAAGTTAAGGGCGGTTACGGGAAACACTTCATCGCCACTACCGACCCGGAGAGCGGGGTGTTGAGGCGCATCGCCGGGGATGAGGGTTACACCACCCTCGATATACCCGGGGGCGTAGGCGGGCGGTTCTCCGTGCTTAGCCCCGTGGGTCTGTTGTCTGCCGCCGTGAGCGGTATCGACATAGACGCGTTACTGGCTGGCGCGGCCTCCATGGACAAACGCTGCCAGTCCGGTGATATAAGACAAAACCCGGCCCTCATGAACGCTGTACTGCAGTATCTCAGCTACAACAAGGGCAGGCATATCTCCGTTATGATGCCGTATTCGTCAAGACTTGAGGGCCTCTCAGAGTGGTACTGTCAATTGTGGGCCGAGAGTTTAGGGAAGAAACTGTCACTGGACGGGAAGGTCGTCCACTGCGGCCCGACCCCCGTGCGTGCCCTGGGTCCGACAGACCAGCATTCACAGCTCCAACTCTATATGGAGGGGCCACTTAACAAGGTTATAACGTTTCTCGCAACCGGCAGTTTTTCATGTTCGCTCAAAATCCCTTATGATGTGCCGGACGACAGCCTGTCCCATCTTTCAGGCCACTATCTTGACGAACTAATGGATGCGGAAAGGCTTGGCACAGAAGCCGCACTGACTGAGGCCGGGCGGCCAAACTGTACAATATTTTTGCCCGAGATATCGGCCTTTTATATCGGACAACTCCTTTATTTCTTTGAACTTCAGACCGCGCTGGCCGGACGGCTGTTTGGTATAAACCCGTTTGACCAGCCGGGGGTCGAGGCATGCAAGATAAACGCAAACGCCCTCCTGGGTAAGAAGGGTCTTGAGGACAGGAAAAAGGAACTGGAACAGTCTTACGAGAAGTATCAGGATACTGAAACGGGATGTGAAAACGTAATCTAG
- the galU gene encoding UTP--glucose-1-phosphate uridylyltransferase GalU yields the protein MKVRKAVIPVAGLGTRFLPATKVSPKEMLPLVDKPVIQYVVEEAKLSGIEQIIMVTGRSKRPIEDHFDTSYELESLLEKKGDHKLLREIKAISNLISFCFVRQSEALGLGHAILCAKDVVGNEPFAVLLPDMIMESETPALGQVLDIYYRFKGPVISLEEVAPSEVSHYGIIKPETIEDGVYKVLDMVEKPKQGEAPSNLSISGRYVLPPEIFGLIEKAAPGTSGEIQLTDALKSLVDLGPVYGCRVDAKLYDTGNKLGFLQATVELALKNPEFGGDFRRYLKELKL from the coding sequence ATGAAGGTCAGGAAGGCCGTAATACCCGTGGCCGGTCTGGGCACGAGGTTCCTGCCCGCCACAAAGGTCTCGCCCAAAGAGATGCTCCCTCTGGTGGACAAGCCTGTGATTCAGTACGTGGTGGAGGAGGCGAAGCTCTCGGGTATAGAGCAGATAATAATGGTTACGGGCCGGAGCAAGAGGCCCATTGAAGACCACTTTGACACCTCCTATGAGCTTGAGAGCCTTCTGGAGAAAAAGGGCGACCACAAGCTCCTCAGGGAGATAAAGGCCATCTCTAACCTTATCTCCTTTTGTTTCGTCCGGCAGAGCGAGGCCTTGGGGCTCGGGCACGCAATACTCTGTGCCAAAGATGTCGTCGGGAACGAACCATTCGCAGTACTTCTGCCCGATATGATAATGGAGTCTGAGACACCCGCGCTTGGGCAGGTCCTTGACATATATTATCGCTTTAAGGGACCTGTGATATCGCTGGAAGAGGTGGCGCCGTCCGAGGTAAGCCACTACGGGATAATCAAACCCGAGACGATTGAGGACGGTGTTTACAAGGTACTTGACATGGTCGAGAAACCGAAGCAGGGGGAGGCGCCCTCGAACCTGTCCATTTCAGGGAGATACGTACTTCCCCCCGAAATATTCGGCCTGATTGAGAAGGCCGCCCCCGGCACGTCGGGTGAGATACAGCTTACAGACGCCCTGAAGAGCCTGGTGGACTTGGGGCCGGTCTACGGCTGCCGTGTAGACGCAAAGTTGTACGACACCGGGAACAAGCTGGGCTTCCTGCAGGCCACGGTCGAACTCGCGCTGAAGAACCCGGAATTCGGCGGAGACTTCCGCAGGTATCTCAAGGAACTAAAATTATAA
- a CDS encoding helix-hairpin-helix domain-containing protein, which produces MKLPKNLEPLELSRREFAVLCVLFSTLIIGITIKFVMDNHIGSGEIKVLRQNPGELSLRLDINTVEWYELLPLPKIGKKRAKAIVEYRREHGPFTSLDELLNVKSISPNVLETIRDFVKISGDNKKVYSKRTE; this is translated from the coding sequence ATGAAGTTACCGAAAAACCTTGAACCTCTGGAACTCTCCCGCAGGGAATTTGCGGTGCTCTGCGTGCTGTTTTCCACCCTTATAATCGGCATCACCATCAAATTTGTGATGGACAACCACATCGGCTCAGGGGAGATAAAGGTCTTGAGGCAGAATCCCGGTGAGCTGTCGCTGCGGCTTGACATAAATACCGTGGAGTGGTACGAACTCCTGCCGCTGCCGAAAATAGGAAAAAAGAGGGCAAAGGCCATCGTGGAATACCGCCGGGAACACGGCCCCTTTACGAGCCTGGACGAACTCCTGAACGTAAAAAGTATATCACCGAACGTCCTGGAGACAATCAGGGATTTTGTAAAGATAAGCGGTGACAACAAAAAAGTTTACAGCAAGAGGACGGAGTAG
- the uvrB gene encoding excinuclease ABC subunit UvrB: MADFKLVSTYEAKGDQPGAIKKLDKAFSGGRKCQTLLGVTGSGKTFTMANVIKALGRPTLVMSHNKTLAAQLYSEFKEFFPHNAVRYFVSYYDYYQPEAYIPQRDIYIEKEATVNQELDRLRLAATSALMTREDVVIVASVSCIYGLGSPEEYREMYVRINRGEEMDRNLLLKKLVDIRYERNDLAFERGAFRVRGDVVELYPSYEECGYRIEFFGDEIDRLTVIDPMTGEVLSQEDSLEIYPAKHFVMPEGKIDGVVASIEKELVWWLGELRSKGKLLEAQRLEARTRYDMEMLKETGYCHGVENYSRHISGRAPGEPPFTLIDYFPEDLFLIVDESHVTVPQIGGMYNGDRSRKETLVAHGFRLPSALDNRPLRFSEWEGKIDRVLYVSATPAPYELKACGGEVVEQIIRPTGLLDPVIHVKPATTQVKDLLEQIKKRAAKDERVLATTLTKRLAEDLSEYIQEEGLKGMYLHSEMNAFERVEILRDLRMGKFDVVVGVNLLREGLDLPEVSLVAILDADKEGFLRSETSLIQTIGRTARNVNAEVVLYADTVTSSMKRAIDETARRRELQLEYNRRHNVTPRTIQKEIRRGIEEEVSSKRYAREVVAETEEEYVTRDYINELKQEMQEAAAKLDFERAAELRDRLTAIYSN, encoded by the coding sequence GTGGCTGATTTCAAACTGGTATCCACATACGAGGCCAAAGGCGACCAGCCCGGGGCCATAAAAAAACTTGATAAAGCATTCAGCGGGGGCAGGAAATGTCAAACCCTTCTGGGCGTGACCGGCTCGGGCAAGACCTTCACCATGGCGAACGTCATTAAGGCCCTGGGCAGGCCCACTCTGGTTATGTCCCATAATAAGACCCTGGCCGCCCAGCTATACAGCGAGTTCAAGGAATTTTTCCCCCATAACGCGGTCAGGTATTTCGTCAGCTACTACGACTACTATCAGCCTGAGGCCTACATTCCCCAGAGGGACATATACATAGAAAAAGAGGCCACAGTAAACCAGGAGCTTGACCGGCTGCGGCTCGCCGCCACCAGCGCCCTTATGACACGTGAGGACGTGGTGATAGTCGCCAGCGTCTCTTGTATCTACGGTCTGGGCTCGCCCGAAGAGTACCGGGAGATGTACGTACGGATTAACAGGGGTGAGGAGATGGACCGCAATCTGTTACTGAAGAAACTGGTGGACATACGGTACGAGCGCAACGACCTCGCCTTTGAACGGGGCGCATTCCGCGTGAGGGGAGACGTTGTGGAACTGTACCCCTCCTACGAGGAGTGTGGCTACCGTATAGAATTCTTCGGTGATGAGATAGACCGGCTCACGGTGATAGACCCCATGACCGGCGAGGTGCTCAGTCAGGAAGATTCGCTTGAGATTTACCCCGCCAAGCATTTTGTGATGCCGGAGGGTAAGATAGACGGCGTGGTGGCGTCGATAGAGAAGGAGCTGGTATGGTGGCTCGGCGAGCTCAGGTCCAAGGGTAAACTCCTGGAGGCGCAGCGCCTTGAGGCACGCACGCGTTATGATATGGAGATGCTGAAAGAGACGGGCTACTGCCACGGTGTAGAGAACTACTCGCGGCATATAAGCGGCCGCGCCCCCGGTGAACCGCCCTTTACGCTGATTGATTACTTCCCGGAGGATCTTTTTCTGATAGTGGACGAGTCCCACGTGACCGTGCCCCAGATTGGCGGCATGTACAACGGAGACCGCTCGAGAAAGGAAACCCTCGTGGCGCATGGCTTCCGCCTGCCCTCCGCCCTGGACAACCGCCCGCTGCGCTTCAGTGAGTGGGAGGGCAAGATAGACCGGGTACTGTACGTCTCGGCCACACCCGCCCCCTATGAACTGAAGGCGTGCGGCGGAGAGGTTGTGGAGCAAATCATCCGGCCCACGGGACTCCTTGACCCCGTCATCCACGTCAAACCCGCGACCACACAGGTAAAGGACCTGCTTGAGCAGATAAAGAAGCGGGCAGCAAAGGATGAACGCGTGCTGGCCACTACGCTGACAAAACGTCTGGCGGAAGATTTAAGCGAATACATCCAGGAGGAGGGGCTTAAAGGTATGTACCTCCACTCCGAGATGAACGCCTTTGAGAGGGTGGAGATCCTGCGCGACCTGCGTATGGGCAAGTTCGACGTGGTCGTAGGGGTAAACCTCCTCCGGGAGGGCCTGGACCTGCCGGAGGTGTCGCTGGTGGCTATACTGGACGCCGACAAGGAGGGTTTCCTCCGCTCGGAGACCTCGCTCATACAGACCATCGGACGCACCGCGAGGAACGTAAACGCCGAGGTGGTATTGTACGCGGACACCGTCACATCCTCCATGAAGAGGGCCATCGACGAGACCGCCAGACGCCGTGAACTCCAGCTTGAATATAACCGCAGGCACAACGTCACCCCCCGGACCATCCAGAAGGAGATACGCAGGGGCATCGAGGAAGAGGTGTCGTCAAAGAGGTACGCGCGCGAGGTGGTGGCGGAGACCGAGGAAGAATACGTAACGCGCGATTACATAAACGAACTGAAGCAGGAGATGCAGGAGGCCGCCGCAAAGCTCGACTTTGAACGGGCCGCCGAGCTGAGGGACAGGCTCACGGCAATTTATTCTAATTAG
- the nadC gene encoding carboxylating nicotinate-nucleotide diphosphorylase, translated as MELPVNPQEKEIQALIDAAISEDIGGGDVTTDSLIPEWLEAKGEFIIREPGVVAGLPIAREVYKKLDAEVSFEYLVADGAMLLPGRAVASVKGPARAILFGERVVLNFLQRLSGIATLTVRYVERIKGHKAKIYDTRKTTPGWRTLEKYAVKMGGGMNHRMGLYDQVLIKDNHLKILEEGQALTKAVREARQKAPQWMLIEVETGSLEEVEEAVAARPDIIMLDNMSVEDISRAIEIIRSRGGEESAIVEVSGGVTLENVAEIAGAGPDWISVGALTHSASGLDIALEIKGRV; from the coding sequence ATGGAGTTGCCGGTCAATCCTCAAGAAAAAGAGATACAGGCCCTGATAGACGCGGCCATAAGCGAAGACATAGGCGGCGGTGACGTGACCACCGACAGCCTGATACCTGAGTGGCTGGAGGCAAAGGGGGAGTTCATCATCAGAGAGCCTGGAGTGGTCGCCGGCCTGCCCATAGCCAGAGAGGTATATAAGAAACTAGACGCGGAGGTATCCTTTGAATATTTGGTGGCTGACGGCGCGATGCTGCTTCCCGGCAGGGCGGTTGCCTCGGTGAAAGGTCCCGCCAGGGCCATACTGTTCGGGGAGAGGGTGGTACTCAATTTCCTGCAGAGGCTTTCCGGCATAGCCACCCTTACCGTGCGATACGTAGAAAGGATAAAGGGGCATAAGGCAAAGATATACGACACAAGAAAGACCACCCCTGGCTGGCGGACGCTCGAGAAATACGCCGTGAAGATGGGCGGCGGGATGAACCACCGCATGGGCCTCTACGACCAGGTACTTATAAAAGACAACCACCTGAAGATACTTGAGGAGGGTCAGGCCCTGACAAAGGCCGTCCGGGAGGCGCGGCAAAAAGCGCCGCAGTGGATGCTCATCGAGGTAGAGACCGGGTCTCTCGAAGAGGTGGAAGAGGCGGTTGCGGCAAGGCCGGACATAATCATGCTGGACAACATGTCCGTTGAGGATATTTCCCGGGCCATAGAGATTATAAGAAGCCGCGGAGGCGAAGAATCCGCTATAGTAGAGGTCTCAGGCGGCGTGACGCTTGAGAACGTAGCGGAGATTGCCGGGGCCGGCCCGGACTGGATATCCGTCGGCGCCCTCACCCACTCCGCCAGCGGTCTCGACATCGCCCTGGAGATTAAGGGGAGGGTTTAG